A single window of Flagellimonas maritima DNA harbors:
- a CDS encoding four helix bundle protein, which yields MMKKGDVAGDKSIGFPLAIIEFCELLEEKRKFVTANQLLKSGTSVGANIHEAQNAESRIDLYTSLKWL from the coding sequence ATGATGAAAAAAGGTGATGTAGCAGGCGATAAATCAATTGGGTTCCCATTGGCGATTATTGAATTCTGTGAACTTTTAGAAGAGAAAAGAAAGTTTGTAACAGCTAACCAATTATTAAAATCAGGAACGAGTGTAGGCGCAAATATTCATGAAGCCCAAAATGCTGAAAGTAGAATTGATTTATACACAAGCTTAAAGTGGCTTTAA
- a CDS encoding CoA transferase subunit A, translating to MIKKIVPDVKKALDGVADGMTFMLGGFGLCGIPENAISELVRLGIKDITCISNNAGVDDFGLGLLLQKHQIKKMISSYVGENDEFERQMLSGELEVELTPQGTLAEKCRAAQAGFPAFYTPAGYGTEVAEGKETREFNGKMYVLESAFEADFSFVKAWKGDEAGNLIFKGTARNFNPSMCGAAKITVAEVEELLPAGSLDPNEIHIPGIFVQRIFQGKNYEKRIEQRTVRIRS from the coding sequence ATGATTAAAAAAATAGTGCCTGATGTAAAAAAAGCTCTTGATGGCGTTGCCGATGGAATGACATTTATGCTGGGCGGATTTGGTTTATGTGGCATTCCTGAAAATGCTATTTCAGAATTGGTAAGATTGGGAATAAAAGATATAACATGTATTTCCAATAATGCTGGGGTAGATGATTTTGGTCTTGGACTGCTCTTGCAAAAGCACCAAATAAAAAAGATGATATCTTCCTACGTGGGAGAAAACGATGAATTTGAACGCCAGATGTTAAGTGGTGAGCTAGAAGTGGAACTTACCCCCCAAGGCACCTTGGCCGAGAAGTGCAGAGCTGCGCAAGCAGGTTTTCCAGCATTTTATACCCCTGCCGGATACGGAACCGAAGTGGCCGAAGGTAAGGAAACAAGAGAATTTAACGGAAAAATGTATGTGTTGGAATCTGCCTTTGAAGCAGACTTTTCATTTGTAAAAGCATGGAAGGGCGATGAAGCCGGAAATCTTATATTTAAAGGTACGGCACGTAATTTTAACCCATCTATGTGCGGAGCTGCCAAAATCACAGTGGCCGAAGTTGAGGAATTGCTCCCCGCAGGTAGTTTGGACCCCAATGAAATTCACATACCCGGAATATTTGTACAGCGCATCTTTCAAGGCAAGAATTATGAAAAAAGAATTGAACAGCGTACTGTTCGCATTCGCTCTTAA
- a CDS encoding helix-turn-helix transcriptional regulator, translated as MYAIKQLRRKKNMSQSDLAKEIGVSLRTIQLYEKRDANIPIKNLSRIAAYFDLSIAELYLQEVNESQASYSKRKPFTKRGSVFYPLDHGKFSVMLPLVLMEYQKDYIEFLTSDIKEEKIFQTGFIIDFIPEETLRAFEVKGDSMNDKSIEGIPNKAFVLGMELQKNMLSNAHSTIWNKAYMLVCKDRIICKWLTGFNPEKNTVYCQNLNKSPEYQDFELALDDILKTFVIIKKQF; from the coding sequence ATGTACGCGATTAAACAATTACGACGTAAAAAAAACATGAGTCAATCAGATTTGGCCAAAGAAATTGGTGTTAGCCTTAGAACCATACAGCTTTATGAAAAAAGAGATGCCAATATTCCTATCAAAAATCTTTCAAGAATTGCGGCATATTTCGATTTAAGCATAGCTGAACTATACCTACAAGAAGTTAACGAAAGCCAAGCAAGTTATTCGAAAAGAAAACCATTTACGAAAAGGGGGAGTGTATTTTACCCTCTAGATCACGGTAAATTTTCGGTAATGTTGCCATTGGTCTTAATGGAATACCAAAAAGACTATATTGAGTTTTTGACCAGTGACATTAAAGAAGAGAAAATTTTTCAAACGGGATTTATTATCGATTTTATACCTGAAGAAACCTTAAGGGCATTTGAGGTCAAAGGTGATTCAATGAATGATAAGAGTATTGAAGGAATACCTAATAAAGCATTTGTTTTGGGAATGGAATTACAAAAAAATATGCTCAGCAACGCTCATAGTACAATCTGGAATAAAGCGTATATGTTGGTCTGTAAGGATAGAATTATCTGTAAATGGCTTACAGGGTTTAATCCCGAAAAAAATACGGTCTATTGTCAAAATTTAAATAAGTCTCCAGAATATCAAGACTTTGAACTCGCCTTAGATGATATTTTAAAGACGTTTGTAATAATCAAGAAACAGTTTTAA
- a CDS encoding methionine aminotransferase — protein sequence MVQINSKLPNVGTNIFSHIGKMANKHKAVNLSQGFPNFSLDPQLLQLVEKAIKTGHYQYAPMQGIFSLREIISEKTENLYGKSYNPESEITITAGATQVIFTAISAFVQQGDEVIVLKPAYDCYEPTIELFGGTVVPVQLNGPEFKVDWKEFESAINSDTKMVIINTPHNPSGTIWSREDMLRLQDILKGTHIILLSDEVYEHIVFDGKFHQSVSKFPDLASRSIICSSFGKTFHVTGWKIGYCVAPKVLMEEFQKVHQFNVFCINHPIQKALATYLQTPRHYLHLSSFYQEKRDYFLEAIRESRFRLTPSSGTYFQLLDYSEITNETDTDFAERLVKEHKLASIPVSVFNLNNQDNKQLRFCFAKTNDTLDRAAEILNRI from the coding sequence ATGGTGCAAATTAATTCAAAGTTACCCAATGTGGGAACTAATATTTTTAGCCATATTGGTAAAATGGCCAATAAACATAAGGCCGTCAACCTATCCCAGGGCTTTCCAAATTTTTCTCTAGACCCCCAACTTTTACAACTGGTGGAAAAAGCTATAAAAACGGGCCATTACCAATATGCCCCGATGCAAGGAATTTTTTCACTTCGTGAAATTATTTCAGAAAAAACAGAAAATCTTTATGGAAAATCATACAATCCTGAATCTGAAATAACGATTACCGCGGGTGCAACACAAGTCATTTTTACTGCAATTTCTGCCTTTGTCCAACAAGGCGACGAAGTTATTGTCCTGAAACCCGCTTATGATTGTTATGAACCCACGATTGAGCTATTTGGTGGCACGGTCGTTCCCGTTCAGTTGAACGGTCCGGAATTTAAGGTAGACTGGAAAGAATTTGAATCTGCTATAAACAGTGATACAAAAATGGTGATTATCAACACGCCGCACAATCCATCCGGAACTATTTGGTCCAGAGAAGATATGCTTCGGTTGCAGGATATTCTCAAAGGAACCCATATTATATTGCTGAGCGATGAAGTATACGAGCATATTGTTTTTGATGGCAAATTTCATCAGAGTGTTTCCAAGTTTCCAGATTTGGCGTCACGGAGTATTATTTGCTCTTCCTTTGGAAAAACATTCCACGTTACCGGGTGGAAAATTGGTTATTGTGTTGCCCCAAAGGTTTTAATGGAAGAATTCCAGAAAGTACATCAGTTTAATGTATTCTGTATAAACCATCCCATTCAAAAGGCATTGGCCACTTATTTGCAAACGCCTCGGCACTATCTCCATCTGAGTTCATTTTATCAAGAAAAACGAGATTATTTTTTAGAGGCTATCAGAGAATCACGATTCCGGTTAACTCCATCATCCGGCACATATTTTCAATTGCTCGATTATTCTGAAATTACAAATGAGACCGATACAGATTTTGCGGAAAGACTTGTTAAAGAACATAAATTGGCAAGCATTCCAGTTTCGGTCTTTAATTTAAACAATCAAGATAATAAGCAACTCCGTTTTTGTTTTGCCAAAACAAACGATACATTGGACCGAGCCGCTGAAATTCTAAATCGAATTTAG
- a CDS encoding penicillin-binding protein 1A: MAKAKQKKEKSFFPYIKWFWILFGSGVLFVILIFLLASWGAFGTMPTFERLENPETNLATEFISSDGETLGKLYLNDNRTPIAYQNLPENLVNALVATEDARYYDHSGIDARGTVRALAFLGTKGGASTISQQLAKQLFTGQAARGWQRYTQKIKEWVIATRLERNYTKEEIVAMYLNIYDFGYAADGIRSAARIYFGKEPSDLKIEESAVLVGMLKNSSLYNPIRREELVLNRRNTVLGQMAKYDYITQEEKDSLQKLKMDINFNPESHKEGLATYFRMYLQRFLKNWVDENPKLDGEKYNIYLDGLKVYTTVDSRMQKNAEDAVEAHMKNLQTEFFHQNTPDRNKTAPFLDLETSEIDIIMERAMKNSPRWKTMEREGISEKEIRNSFLEKTEMTVFDWNSNSYEKDTILTPMDSIRYYKTFLRTAMMSMEPQTGHVKAWVGGVDYKHFQYDNVIQGARQAGSTFKPFVYAAAIDQLRYSPCDSLPDNQYCIEPLKHGNIEAWCPKNSDGKYSGENLTLKSALANSVNTVTAQLIDKVGPGSVVAIAKNMGLTRDILEVPAIALGTPELNVYEMVGAYGTFANQGVYVKPVMVTRIEDKNGTVLFEYTPETKDVLSKDVAYATVNLMEGVTQYGSGGRLRHSFAKNQTVYKEIITGYPYELTNPIAGKTGTTQNQSDGWFMGMVPNLVTGVWVGGEDRAIHFNRLAYGQGASMALPIWAMYMKKNYENEELGVSKEAFEEPENLSINVDCTKVLQDLKDDLDTEDDLKDLGF, from the coding sequence ATGGCTAAAGCGAAGCAAAAAAAGGAGAAGAGCTTTTTCCCGTATATCAAATGGTTTTGGATTCTCTTCGGATCAGGTGTTTTATTTGTCATATTAATTTTCTTATTGGCCTCTTGGGGTGCTTTTGGCACAATGCCAACCTTTGAGCGTTTGGAAAACCCTGAAACAAATTTAGCCACAGAATTTATTTCATCTGATGGAGAAACCTTGGGAAAACTTTATTTAAACGATAACAGAACTCCAATAGCATATCAAAATCTACCGGAGAACCTGGTGAACGCATTGGTGGCTACCGAGGATGCCCGATATTATGACCACTCAGGGATTGATGCCAGGGGGACAGTACGTGCTTTAGCTTTTTTAGGCACAAAAGGAGGGGCGAGCACAATTTCACAGCAATTGGCAAAACAGTTATTTACCGGACAAGCTGCAAGAGGGTGGCAACGTTATACTCAAAAAATAAAAGAATGGGTCATAGCCACAAGATTAGAGCGCAATTACACCAAAGAGGAAATTGTGGCAATGTATCTTAATATCTATGATTTTGGATATGCGGCAGATGGCATAAGATCCGCAGCCAGAATATATTTTGGAAAAGAACCTTCGGATTTAAAAATAGAAGAATCTGCTGTCTTGGTAGGGATGCTCAAGAATTCATCATTGTACAATCCCATCAGAAGGGAAGAGTTGGTACTGAACCGTAGAAATACCGTTTTGGGCCAGATGGCAAAATATGATTATATCACTCAAGAAGAAAAGGATTCGCTTCAAAAGCTAAAAATGGATATCAATTTCAATCCAGAATCCCATAAAGAAGGATTGGCCACATATTTTAGAATGTACCTACAGCGATTCTTAAAAAATTGGGTCGATGAAAACCCCAAACTGGACGGTGAGAAATACAATATTTATTTAGATGGATTAAAAGTATATACCACTGTGGACTCCAGGATGCAAAAAAATGCAGAGGATGCGGTAGAGGCACATATGAAAAATTTGCAGACGGAATTTTTTCATCAAAATACGCCGGACAGAAACAAAACCGCCCCATTCTTGGATTTAGAAACATCTGAAATCGACATTATTATGGAACGTGCTATGAAGAACTCCCCAAGATGGAAGACCATGGAACGAGAAGGGATTTCAGAGAAGGAGATTAGGAATTCATTTCTTGAGAAGACCGAAATGACGGTTTTTGACTGGAACAGCAATTCTTATGAAAAAGATACCATATTGACTCCAATGGATTCAATTCGTTATTATAAAACCTTTTTAAGAACCGCAATGATGTCGATGGAACCACAGACCGGTCATGTAAAAGCGTGGGTAGGCGGTGTGGATTACAAACATTTTCAATATGATAACGTAATTCAAGGTGCAAGACAGGCGGGATCTACCTTTAAACCATTTGTATACGCTGCTGCAATTGATCAGTTGCGCTATTCCCCTTGTGATTCACTGCCGGACAATCAATATTGTATCGAACCTTTAAAACATGGAAACATTGAGGCTTGGTGCCCTAAGAATTCTGACGGAAAGTATTCTGGCGAAAATTTAACGTTAAAAAGTGCGTTGGCCAATTCTGTCAATACTGTCACTGCTCAATTGATAGATAAGGTAGGGCCGGGATCTGTTGTGGCCATAGCCAAGAATATGGGATTGACAAGGGATATTCTTGAAGTACCTGCTATCGCGCTGGGAACACCGGAATTGAATGTATATGAAATGGTTGGGGCCTACGGAACTTTTGCCAATCAGGGTGTTTATGTAAAGCCTGTTATGGTAACACGGATAGAAGATAAAAACGGCACAGTGCTATTTGAATATACGCCCGAAACAAAAGATGTACTCAGCAAAGACGTTGCCTATGCCACCGTAAACTTAATGGAAGGAGTTACACAATATGGTTCAGGAGGCCGACTTAGACATTCATTTGCAAAAAACCAAACAGTTTACAAAGAAATAATAACAGGTTATCCATACGAACTTACCAATCCAATCGCTGGTAAGACCGGGACAACTCAAAACCAAAGTGATGGTTGGTTTATGGGGATGGTTCCTAATTTGGTTACAGGCGTTTGGGTAGGAGGAGAAGATAGGGCAATACATTTTAATAGACTTGCATATGGTCAGGGAGCTTCTATGGCCTTGCCTATTTGGGCCATGTATATGAAGAAGAATTATGAGAACGAAGAATTAGGAGTCTCAAAAGAAGCTTTTGAAGAGCCTGAAAATCTATCCATAAACGTTGATTGTACAAAAGTACTTCAAGACCTAAAAGATGATTTGGATACTGAGGACGACTTAAAAGACCTGGGCTTCTAG
- a CDS encoding succinate dehydrogenase/fumarate reductase iron-sulfur subunit: MKLYLKIWRQKNTSTKGQMVDYTLDGVESDMSFLEMLDILNEELISKGEEPVEFDHDCREGICGTCSLQINGRPHGPDSMITVCQLHMRSFNDGDEIVIEPWRAKAFPVVKDLIVDRTAFDRIQQAGGYISVNTSGRPVDANAIPIEKDMADKSFNAATCIGCGACVAACKNASAMLFTSAKVSQFALLPQGRVEAAERVENMVRQMDLEGFGNCTNTGACEVECPKGISLENIARMNREYLSASIKG, translated from the coding sequence ATGAAATTATATTTGAAGATTTGGAGACAAAAGAATACTTCCACCAAAGGTCAAATGGTAGATTATACTTTGGATGGTGTGGAAAGCGATATGTCTTTTTTGGAAATGTTGGATATCCTAAATGAGGAACTGATTTCCAAAGGGGAGGAACCTGTTGAATTTGACCATGATTGCCGAGAAGGAATCTGTGGCACCTGTTCATTACAAATAAATGGAAGGCCGCACGGACCCGATTCCATGATTACCGTTTGCCAATTGCACATGCGCAGCTTTAATGATGGTGACGAAATTGTAATTGAGCCATGGAGAGCAAAAGCATTCCCCGTAGTAAAAGACCTAATTGTGGATAGAACTGCTTTTGATAGAATTCAACAAGCTGGGGGCTATATTTCCGTTAATACTTCTGGAAGGCCTGTAGACGCCAATGCCATCCCCATTGAGAAAGACATGGCGGACAAGTCTTTTAACGCTGCAACATGTATTGGCTGTGGTGCCTGTGTAGCTGCTTGTAAAAATGCGAGCGCTATGCTATTTACTTCTGCGAAAGTATCACAGTTCGCATTATTGCCACAAGGACGGGTAGAAGCTGCGGAGCGTGTTGAGAATATGGTCCGGCAAATGGATTTGGAAGGATTTGGAAACTGTACCAATACCGGAGCATGCGAGGTTGAATGCCCTAAAGGGATTTCTTTGGAAAATATAGCACGGATGAATCGCGAATATCTTTCTGCCAGTATAAAAGGATAG
- a CDS encoding very short patch repair endonuclease, with protein sequence MPKNYLEEPIKVPRFNEEAGFYTTPQRSKIMSKIRGKNTKPELAFRKALWKAGYRYRIDYKKLIGKPDIVLNKYKTVIFIDGEYWHGYNWEERKTKIKTNREFWIPKIERNMQRDREVNEELKQLGYTVFRFWESDIKKNLQSCLQKVIFHLEKYSNNGAN encoded by the coding sequence ATGCCGAAAAATTATTTAGAAGAGCCTATAAAAGTTCCCCGGTTTAATGAAGAAGCAGGGTTCTATACTACACCGCAGCGCTCCAAGATCATGAGCAAAATACGTGGTAAGAACACCAAGCCTGAGCTTGCATTTAGAAAAGCGCTGTGGAAAGCAGGTTATCGTTATAGAATTGACTACAAAAAGTTGATAGGAAAACCGGACATCGTCTTAAATAAATATAAAACCGTAATCTTTATTGATGGCGAGTATTGGCATGGCTATAATTGGGAAGAACGAAAAACCAAGATAAAGACCAATCGTGAATTTTGGATTCCAAAAATTGAACGGAACATGCAAAGGGACAGGGAGGTAAATGAAGAATTAAAACAGTTGGGGTATACTGTATTTCGATTTTGGGAAAGCGACATCAAAAAAAACCTGCAATCTTGCCTACAAAAAGTAATTTTCCATCTGGAAAAATATTCAAATAATGGTGCAAATTAA
- a CDS encoding GNAT family N-acetyltransferase produces the protein MTLACRRCTVMDLDNLIKISKSTFATAFEKDNNAEDFQNYVESAFNREKLLQELSNKYSRFYFVFDEKLLVGYFKINQSKAQTDIRDIKSIELERIYVIEKYQGKSVGTWILKTVLELAKKDNKEYVWLGVWEHNKSAIRFYQKHGFRKFGTHTFFVGTDKQTDWLLRLDL, from the coding sequence ATGACCCTTGCTTGTCGTAGGTGTACAGTCATGGATTTAGATAATCTGATAAAAATTTCCAAAAGCACTTTTGCCACCGCTTTTGAAAAAGACAATAATGCTGAAGATTTTCAAAATTATGTTGAATCCGCTTTCAACAGAGAAAAGCTGCTCCAAGAACTGAGCAATAAGTATTCAAGATTTTATTTTGTGTTTGATGAGAAGCTGCTTGTCGGCTATTTCAAAATAAATCAAAGTAAGGCGCAGACGGATATCAGGGATATTAAATCAATCGAACTTGAACGTATTTATGTTATAGAAAAATATCAGGGAAAGTCTGTAGGCACTTGGATATTAAAAACAGTATTGGAACTCGCCAAAAAAGATAACAAAGAATATGTTTGGTTGGGTGTATGGGAACATAATAAATCAGCAATCAGATTTTATCAAAAGCATGGTTTCAGGAAATTTGGTACGCACACCTTTTTTGTAGGTACGGATAAACAAACAGATTGGTTATTGCGGTTAGACCTTTAA
- a CDS encoding 3-oxoacid CoA-transferase subunit B, with protein MLDKNGIARRIAKEVKDGYYVNLGIGIPTLVANFVRDDISVEFQSENGVLGMGPFPFEGEEDADIINAGKQTITTLPGASFFDSAMSFGMIRGKHVDLTILGAMEVSENGDIANWKIPGKMVKGMGGAMDLVASAENIIVAMMHTNKAGVSKLLKECTLPLTGVGCVKKIVTNLAVMEVTPKGFALLERAPGISVSEIIDATEGTLIVDGDIPEMKL; from the coding sequence ATGTTGGATAAAAACGGAATAGCAAGGCGAATTGCAAAAGAAGTCAAAGATGGTTACTATGTAAACTTGGGCATTGGTATACCTACACTTGTGGCAAATTTTGTAAGGGACGATATAAGTGTTGAGTTCCAAAGTGAAAACGGTGTATTGGGCATGGGTCCATTTCCGTTTGAAGGTGAAGAAGATGCAGATATTATAAACGCGGGAAAACAAACCATAACCACGCTTCCCGGAGCATCTTTTTTTGATTCGGCCATGAGTTTTGGGATGATTCGTGGAAAACATGTGGACTTGACCATTTTAGGTGCTATGGAAGTTTCAGAAAATGGAGATATCGCCAATTGGAAGATTCCTGGCAAAATGGTCAAAGGAATGGGAGGTGCAATGGATTTGGTCGCATCTGCGGAGAATATAATTGTTGCAATGATGCATACGAACAAAGCGGGAGTTTCAAAATTGCTCAAAGAATGTACTTTGCCATTAACTGGAGTGGGCTGTGTTAAAAAGATAGTGACCAATCTCGCTGTAATGGAAGTTACACCAAAGGGGTTTGCACTTTTGGAAAGAGCTCCCGGAATTTCTGTTAGTGAAATAATTGATGCCACTGAAGGAACTTTGATAGTAGATGGTGACATTCCAGAAATGAAACTGTGA
- a CDS encoding rhodanese-related sulfurtransferase, whose amino-acid sequence MQLYNTLSAKEREKLIEDAGKDRLTISFYKYAHLGNPEVFRNHLFIAWNELDVLGRIYVAHEGINAQLSVPADNFKKFKQHLDSITFLKNVRLNIAIQQDNKSFLKLKVKVREKIVADGLNDTTFDVTNKGIHVGAEKFNELIEDPNVVLVDMRNHYESEIGHFKNAITPDVDTFRDSLDIIEQDLKNHKEDKKLVMYCTGGIRCEKASAYYKHKGFKNVYQLEGGIIEYTRQVNDKNLENKFLGKNFVFDHRRSERISDDVISNCHQCGKPCDNHVNCANEACHLLFIQCKACAEAMNDCCSLECQKVHNLPFEEQKRLRKGQKASNKIFKKGRSQVLKYKK is encoded by the coding sequence ATGCAACTGTACAATACATTAAGTGCGAAAGAAAGGGAGAAATTAATAGAGGATGCCGGTAAGGACCGACTGACCATCTCTTTCTACAAATACGCACACCTGGGAAACCCTGAAGTTTTCAGAAACCACTTGTTTATTGCCTGGAACGAGCTCGATGTTCTCGGTAGAATTTATGTTGCCCATGAAGGTATCAATGCCCAACTTTCAGTTCCTGCGGACAATTTTAAAAAATTCAAACAACATCTGGACAGCATAACCTTTTTGAAAAATGTTCGACTTAACATTGCCATTCAACAAGATAACAAGTCATTTTTGAAGCTAAAGGTCAAGGTCCGTGAGAAAATTGTTGCAGATGGTCTAAACGATACCACCTTTGATGTCACCAATAAAGGCATTCATGTTGGAGCAGAAAAGTTCAATGAGCTTATTGAAGACCCAAATGTGGTTCTGGTCGATATGCGCAACCATTATGAGAGCGAAATAGGGCATTTTAAAAATGCCATAACGCCGGATGTGGACACTTTTAGGGATTCCTTGGACATCATTGAACAAGATTTAAAAAATCATAAAGAAGATAAAAAATTGGTAATGTATTGTACCGGAGGTATACGGTGCGAAAAAGCCAGTGCATATTACAAGCACAAAGGGTTTAAAAATGTTTATCAATTGGAAGGGGGCATCATAGAATATACCCGACAGGTAAACGACAAAAATCTTGAGAACAAATTTTTGGGAAAGAACTTTGTATTTGATCATAGAAGAAGTGAAAGAATATCAGATGATGTCATTTCAAACTGCCACCAATGTGGGAAACCTTGTGACAACCACGTCAACTGCGCCAACGAAGCCTGTCACTTACTTTTTATTCAATGCAAAGCATGTGCCGAAGCCATGAACGATTGTTGTTCGTTGGAATGCCAAAAAGTACATAATCTCCCTTTTGAAGAACAAAAACGGCTCCGAAAAGGCCAAAAAGCAAGCAATAAAATTTTTAAAAAAGGGCGCTCCCAAGTGCTGAAGTACAAAAAGTAG
- a CDS encoding gliding motility lipoprotein GldH, which translates to MHNKLFTALVLSITFISCNNTMVFSDYTAIDNGQWTMDNALTFNFSELDSVQPHNMFINIRNDNTFQFNNLFLITELEYPDGNTTKDTLEYKMAKPSGEWLGKGFGSIKENKLWYQEKIVFRDTGVYKVNIVHAMRKNGDVDGIHILDGITDVGLEIEKSTQ; encoded by the coding sequence ATGCACAATAAACTCTTTACTGCTTTAGTTTTATCCATAACTTTCATTTCATGTAATAATACTATGGTCTTCTCTGACTATACAGCTATCGACAATGGACAATGGACAATGGACAATGCCCTAACCTTTAATTTTTCAGAATTGGATTCCGTTCAGCCCCATAATATGTTCATCAACATTAGGAACGATAATACATTTCAGTTCAACAATCTTTTTCTAATAACCGAATTGGAATATCCAGATGGCAATACAACAAAAGACACTTTGGAGTATAAGATGGCCAAACCAAGTGGCGAATGGTTGGGAAAAGGTTTTGGTAGCATTAAGGAGAACAAATTGTGGTATCAAGAAAAAATCGTTTTTCGCGATACAGGCGTATATAAAGTAAATATTGTACACGCAATGCGAAAGAACGGAGATGTAGATGGCATCCATATTTTAGATGGTATAACCGATGTTGGATTAGAAATTGAAAAAAGTACCCAATAA
- a CDS encoding PSP1 domain-containing protein, which produces MGCSSCSTGKDGQPRGCKNNGTCGTDGCNKLTVFDWLSNMSLPNGQKPFDCIEVRFKNSRKEFFKNVDDIPLAIGDVVATQAKSGHDIGIVTLTGELVKVQMRKKKVAPDDGTIPKIYRKASQRDIDVWQKCRDKEAEIQKRSREIAISLKLQMKLSDVEFQGDGSKATFYYTAEERVDFRQLIKDMAKAFGIRIDMRQIGYRQEAQRLGGIGSCGRELCCSTWLTDFRSVSTASARYQQLALNPQKLAGQCGKLKCCLNYELDMYLEALKDFPPQDSKLLTDKGIAFCQKADIFKQTLWFSYKNEPANWHALGKEQVLEILSMNRKNEKVASLEDYAQDIIDEEKMVFENVVGQDSLTRFDRPKKRGRNKKKRRKNKPKASSNAQ; this is translated from the coding sequence ATGGGATGTAGCAGTTGTTCAACCGGCAAGGATGGACAACCGCGTGGGTGCAAGAACAATGGTACTTGCGGCACAGATGGTTGTAATAAGCTAACAGTTTTCGATTGGCTTTCCAATATGTCGCTACCCAACGGTCAAAAACCTTTTGATTGCATTGAGGTACGATTCAAGAACAGTAGAAAAGAGTTTTTTAAGAATGTGGACGACATTCCTTTGGCCATAGGAGATGTTGTAGCTACACAGGCTAAATCAGGTCACGATATTGGAATAGTGACTCTTACCGGAGAGCTTGTAAAGGTGCAAATGAGGAAAAAGAAAGTTGCACCGGACGATGGCACTATTCCTAAAATTTATAGAAAAGCTTCACAACGTGATATCGATGTTTGGCAAAAATGTCGGGACAAAGAAGCGGAAATTCAAAAACGTTCCAGGGAAATAGCCATTTCGCTTAAACTACAAATGAAACTAAGCGATGTTGAGTTTCAAGGCGATGGCTCCAAAGCTACATTTTATTATACCGCAGAAGAACGTGTCGATTTCAGGCAATTGATCAAGGACATGGCAAAAGCGTTTGGTATTCGCATAGACATGCGCCAGATAGGCTATAGACAAGAGGCACAACGTTTGGGCGGTATAGGCTCATGCGGTCGCGAACTTTGTTGTTCCACATGGTTAACGGATTTTAGGTCCGTAAGTACAGCGTCCGCTAGATACCAACAGCTAGCACTGAATCCACAGAAATTGGCAGGACAATGTGGAAAACTCAAATGTTGCTTAAACTATGAACTGGATATGTATTTGGAAGCATTAAAAGACTTTCCGCCACAAGACAGCAAACTATTGACGGACAAAGGCATTGCTTTCTGTCAAAAAGCCGATATTTTTAAGCAAACACTATGGTTCTCCTATAAAAATGAACCTGCCAATTGGCATGCACTTGGAAAAGAACAGGTATTGGAAATTCTGTCAATGAACAGAAAAAATGAAAAAGTAGCCAGTCTTGAGGATTACGCCCAAGATATTATAGATGAAGAAAAAATGGTTTTTGAGAACGTTGTAGGCCAAGATAGCCTTACTAGATTTGATAGACCCAAAAAAAGAGGCAGGAACAAAAAAAAGCGAAGAAAAAATAAACCCAAAGCTTCTTCCAATGCACAATAA